Proteins from a single region of Oreochromis niloticus isolate F11D_XX linkage group LG7, O_niloticus_UMD_NMBU, whole genome shotgun sequence:
- the cdk5rap2 gene encoding CDK5 regulatory subunit-associated protein 2 isoform X1, with protein MDSVVGDDVTLPVDINGSCRLPDSIGAEEFSADSMSAPSFPEKMSPVKALTMKDYENQITALKKENFNLKLRIYFMEERMQQKCDDSTEDIFRTNIELKVELESMKRELAEKQELLVSASKALESLAGRESGEPQRVKEQAQREMDALRDAFSKRIADLEQCLRTAEEEVEKMAAIAEQEKLKNINMEKQLQALGPPSTLTTGPVLSPVQDLQQALQEKDNIIEQLKITLKNQDAVIHQRNSRDQQTDAPSADTVKQLSALIADKDQELKALRDELDRERDKTQPDHQKSDVNQLESINKLLTEELNLVKSTSESLAKTLEDSQNQNKTLSVKLEEKENELNSEKKNALKRDKTIQGLTQVLREKEKEIAELCHEIEDRDDALAKARDAAHKAQLQKYQGAEEHQNLLMEKQTELAQLQGEHHTKVLEAQKLQRALDRKEQELADLQQAKDQLEVELEDLQQQKKKGDKALNDLNNQLKKLSGEIGERESALEQQYQELLDQTKTKLQAHEVTIQRLTSTLADKEQQLQEYMNMVRDFEQSKSPGGNDSILSKLRQRLKEKEKALEQALDEKFAAIEEKDNEIHHLQLLLREKERDLERLNNLLSHNEETINNFDSLIKEKDAELQHLASTLKNLQRAKQDVEDNLNRSLREKDSIISQLQLSLEGKTKDMEQMAESLLNQSQSHARDLAEQMGQRLKVTEAMLAEAVKARERLVADNESAVESLFATISSKDQLLKESAEHYNRMLSERAQEIQELKKQLSDRQQELATAEKQSSSTAQESYLETAQLKALLAEKDSLINKLLQRGQERDQFLAEMRQKAEPDQVLELRQTIQIMQEKLEREAELSRRNSEDNQENNPLSKKTVVVLKKELAQKTEALNKALKRENELKISLAELQSALSELEGHSEGQAANIESLTATLKTKDEIISVLQQHLNQRGHTRPDHTQDHVIVCGMESSLPVLPQRESTIIGGDSQQEALPNLTALQHEHDALNRALRAEQQLYSSLVKTVKEQDSAQRLHALQLELTAVQLLRQQLEESIKTNEELRGDLEREIQRAKLREGMDLIDPKELESMRHQLEDAQRWNASLQARLGAIQNRGGGVGGANDGGDSLSFIGDQTSYMSICVGEGLDDSLSHLSAHELKQKVLELQDHVSRLQTLNSELQSQLSQMEKSERDTDNKDDKDRKKQLQRDEQLKKTLEKHPLVHSNKTHLPGQDKESQTCSKLGQMLPEKLLDDVSMDSGLSQSRERAHSSSDILDTGEEYSREMNTDLMALKSLLADCGSTSVSHLREEMLRLRSENDELRGLLKEQKSSEYKEKESTDASGNSSEGQAELRKSLEALDTEDAKVTKLSKKRGGKKWNEISEGESPITNVSTADDEESPRTNRQPHSNSEKQHFARHRSGGRSRLPVPVRLRVESNSSSRQPGSSEQLKTDGLQHLDSDDVYWSDQHVHTDSDTHISLQHSTSPSATLGYPNRSCSPVGSEKGSEARESLDHTQDDSALYTQLELLHQECQEKEALINKLSEQLADWEELHAQLQEKDRLNSQYVEALQAAESTIAYLTACSLDSQGGFGSHTGSGSVGSDASLHGRCIELQKALQQKEEFNNQLIELLNLAEKVISSAESQEKNPEISDLCQRIEGALQQLHSSPKEESTGGVLQGTEDSLHELQRHADSLQEALWEQNRLNAELQEKLRATNAAAQHGYTSDRVAAESLKENEAKEHRGPDTSLNQEAIDVLRNCFSATESAVASLAAHCTNSGSVTAGRSQISSDLQINLDKLQRALQEREQLGEPAPPISEPSNNLSTASTGTKVQELHRHLCLLYEVFSDYSQRISELQASLQEERGHKMEREAHRAVQDGKGLPPSVQVELETLHKALREKKKACKSLEAKLATALTSTSSPEMTKKAPEQDDKSVQVDLQDLGYETSGKSENDREESSSTDLEVGVNPSCSGSSLPSLLKHEQANFSSTENLDSTSSTPYPSSPALSSAKVSLKGLQVYSEYGVSEDPLQLQGQVRELKVQLENQTKLILQMQSLLRRNSLSSDLVNNTSDPSVIKDQEGAQKDDRSQDGSHRSGQLRGKKAGETQAIKDKSSRVNMELEGEKRLNRSISEQLQPSRSRSTSPASLDSLVKSQARELSQLRQQIKESRRLGALHRRQLEELNQAFKELLQAEKVDCYMGEVVKEQLDKSLSILDRLEGRLDKGETHLDNEDVPALELSRRLAKELQEKNRLIQSLQSQIRHQSLSSHHSSHSDLSHSDRTSSSCHSSPTTQGGNRTHSQQLHSDWTGATVSPVGGAQDEGVSGHRDAGGRLQGLQRENGRLQEQLRSSEELNATLRSELDLHCSIMAQTTSHHQEQEQGHDQEGSGPQTEAQKQDGDTSAQKNAGELPHTMNSDLLAEHLQEIRALRQRLEESIRTNDRLREQLERRLAEVEKDPAATNIFIHGNEEQGQLTQEVRFLWGQNQTLKEQLSMASRDKQKENEKLRETLARRTAKLEQSRKECEALRQENGQLQERLEHSSRENSQLQDSLHRSREELHRLQCEVKLQRQQLSDSQHLLQTLRVELQVYEKIKSESNKQSSEVAQEPSAHASSGSVDLGELLSEIRHLRLQLERSIQTNTALRQRLEEQLLRGPGRSETININYLLSSPDEGGRSPGREGCDTIRHSFQTHREHTSIHHDVRYQSLSEVDGGSLSSSSGDSVSGAPSRLVPGHRMWASRNGRHILGLIEDYNALRKQISEGRKLSRSMDTQLQECLHTLQQQGCDNKVIEQQHLKSLSCSINTMHQVLEEAGRLLKLVWRVSLPIGNTARDSCNNQQDELLRNEIARLKSRLSQQERMLSGAIKRLRTTNQLKEGMERVIIDQLSLTHGVLKKARGNLETNYCTQFGLKGLSGGPDEGSPSQWPVVDTTDPQSEQTNAPVSRRTAERHSESSEDPNSDNSLQCSY; from the exons ATGGATTCCGTCGTGGGGGACGATGTGACGCTCCCCGTTGACATCAACGGAAG TTGCAGGCTGCCTGACTCCATAGGTGCTGAAGAATTTTCTGCAGACAGCATGTCAG CTCCATCCTTCCCTGAAAAAATGTCCCCTGTTAAAGCTCTCACCATGAAGGACTATGAGAAT CAAATCACAGCTCTGAAGAAAGAGAACTTTAACCTGAAGCTGCGCATTTACTTCATGGAGGAGCGCATGCAGCAGAAATGTGATGACTCCACTGAGGACATATTCAGAACg AATATTGAGCTGAAGGTGGAGTTGGAGTCTATGAAGAGAGAGCTCGCAGAGAAACAAGAGTTACTCGTGTCTGCATC TAAAGCATTGGAGAGTCTGGCTGGCCGAGAATCGGGAGAACCCCAGCGTGTGAAAGAGCAAGCTCAGAGGGAGATGGACGCACTCAGAGATGCATTTAGCAAGAGGATAGCTGACCTAGAACAG TGTTTACGAACAGCAGAGGAAGAGGTTGAAAAGATGGCCGCCATCGCTGAGCAGGAGAAACTTAAGAATATAAACATGGAGAAGCAGCTCCAAGCCCTTGGTCCACCCAGCACTTTAACCACTGGTCCAGTCCTCAGCCCCGTCCAAGATCTGCAGCAGGCTCTGCAGGAGAAAGACAA TATCATTGAGCAGCTGAAGATCACTTTAAAGAATCAGGATGCTGTGATCCATCAGAGAAACAGCAGAGACCAGCAGACAGATGCTCCATCGGCCGACACTGTTAAACAGCTATCTGCTCTTATAGCCGACAAAGATCAAGAGCTTAAG gcactgaGGGACGAGCttgatagagagagagataaaactcAGCCGGACCATCAG AAGAGTGACGTTAATCAGTTGGAGTCGATCAATAAGCTGCTGACGGAGGAGCTGAACCTGGTTAAAAGCACCAGTGAGAGTCTGGCAAAAACCCTGGAAGATTCCCAGAATCAGAACAAG ACCCTGTCAGTGAAGTTAGAAGAGAAGGAGAATGAACTAAACTCTGAGAAGAAAAATGCTCTAAAGCGAGATAAAACCATCCAGGGACTCACTCAGGTCctcagagaaaaggaaaaagag ATTGCGGAGCTGTGTCATGAGATTGAGGACAGAGATGATGCTTTAGCCAAAGCTAGAGATGCAGCACATAAAGCCCAACTGCAGAAATACCAG ggAGCAGAGGAACACCAAAACCTATTAATGGAAAAGCAAACAGAGTTGGCCCAACTTCAGGGGGAACACCACACCAAGGTGCTTGAAGCCCAAAAACTGCAGCGAGCACTGGATAGGAAGGAGCAAGAGCTGGCTGACTTACAGCAGGCAAAGGATCAGCTTGAGGTGGAGCTGGAGGACCTGCaacaacagaagaagaaaggagaCAAAGCGCTGAAT GATTTAAACAATCAGCTCAAAAAGCTGAGTGGGGAGATCGGGGAAAGGGAGAGTGCTCTGGAGCAGCAGTACCAAGAGCTGCTggaccaaaccaaaacaaagctgCAGGCCCATGAGGTCACCATCCAGCGTCTCACATCCACCTTGGCTGATAAAGAGCAGCAGCTACAG GAATACATGAACATGGTCAGAGACTTTGAGCAGAGCAAAAGTCCAGGAGGTAACGACAGTATTCTCTCCAAACTGCGGCAAAGGttgaaagaaaaggagaaggcTTTGGAG CAAGCACTTGATGAGAAATTTGCTGCTATTGAAGAAAAAGACAATGAGATTCACCACCTGCAGCTGTTACtaagggaaaaagaaagagaccTAGAAAGACTCAACAACTTGCTGTCTCATAATGAAGAAACCATAAAT AATTTTGACAGTCTGATTAAGGAGAAGGATGCAGAGCTGCAGCATCTTGCAAGTACCCTAAAGAACCTACAAAGAGCCAAGCAAGATGTGGAAGACAACCTGAACAGATCACTGAGGGAGAAGGACTCCATCATTAGCCAGCTGCAGCTCTCCCTGGAGGGCAAGACAAAGGATATGGAG CAAATGGCTGAATCATTGCTGAACCAGTCACAGAGCCATGCACGTGATCTGGCTGAACAGATGGGccaaaggttaaaggtcacagAAGCCATGCTGGCTGAGGCTGTCAAGGCCAGGGAAAGACTGGTTGCTGACAATGAGAGTGCTGTAGAAAGCCTGTTTGCTACAATTAGCAGCAAAGACCAACTTCTGAAG GAGTCTGCAGAGCACTACAATCGCATGTTGTCTGAGCGCGCTCAGGAGATTCAGGAGCTGAAGAAGCAGCTGTCTGATAGGCAGCAGGAGCTTGCCACTGCTGAGAAGCAAAGCTCCTCAACAGCCCAGGAGAGTTATTTAGAGACTGCGCAGCTCAAAGCCCTGCTTGCTGAAAAAGACAGCCTCATTAAC aagcttcttcagcgtGGGCAGGAGAGAGACCAGTTTCTGGCAGAGATGAGGCAGAAAGCAGAGCCGGATCAAGTGTTGGAGCTCAGACAAACTATTCAGATCATGCAAGAGAAGTTGGAGAGGGAAG CTGAGCTGTCCAGGAGAAACAGCGAGGATAACCAGGAGAACAATCCACTTTCCAAGAAAACAGTGGTCGtcctgaagaaggagctggcACAGAAAACTGAAGCATTGAACAAAGCACTGAAAAGGGAAAATGAACTGAAG ATTTCATTGGCCGAGCTTCAGTCGGCGCTATCTGAGCTGGAGGGTCACAGTGAAGGTCAGGCTGCTAATATTGAGTCCCTCACTGCAACTCTAAAGACCAAGGATGAGATTATCAGT GTTCTCCAGCAGCACCTCAATCAGAGAGGCCACACACGGCCTGATCATACCCAGGATCACGTCATTGTCTGTGGAATGGAGAGTTCCCTGCCTGTGCTTCCTCAGAGAGAAAGTACCATCATCGGTGGAGACAGCCAGCAGGAA GCCTTGCCCAACCTCACAGCTTTGCAACATGAGCACGATGCTCTGAACAGAGCCCTGAGGGCTGAACAGCAGCTCTATTCGAGCCTGGTAAAGACTGTGAAGGAGCAGGACAG TGCCCAGCGTCTCCATGCTCTACAGTTGGAGCTGACGGCAGTGCAGCTTCTCAGGCAGCAGCTAGAAGAGAGCATCAAAACTAATGAGGAGTTAAGGGGTGACTTGGAGAGAGAGATACAAAGAGCCAAACTCAGAGAAG GTATGGACCTGATTGATCCTAAAGAGCTAGAGAGCATGAGACATCAGCTTGAAGATGCCCAGCGTTGGAATGCATCTCTGCAGGCACGCTTAGGAGCAATTCAGAACCGTGGAGGAGGGGTTGGTGGAGCCAACGATGGAG GCGACTCTTTGAGTTTCATTGGAGATCAGACTTCCTACATGAGTATCTGTGTAGGAGAAGGACTGGATGACAGCTTGTCTCATCTGTCTGCTCACGAGCTTAAACAGAAG GTGCTTGAGCTGCAAGACCATGTCAGCAGGCTGCAGACCTTAAACAGTGAACTGCAGAGCCAACTTTCACAAATGGAGAAGTCAGAGCGTGACACTGACAACAAAGACGACAAAGACCGCAAAAAGCAGCTGCAAAGAGACGAG CAGCTCAAGAAGACGCTTGAGAAGCATCCTCTGGTTCACAGTAACAAGACACATCTCCCTGGTCAGGACAAAGAGAGCCAGACATGCAGTAAACTAGGACAG ATGTTGCCGGAAAAGCTTTTGGATGATGTGAGTATGGACAGTGGCCTCAGCCAGAGTAGAGAGCGTGCTCACTCTAGCAGCGACATCTTGGACACTGGGGAGGAATATTCTAGGGAGATGAACACAGATTTAATGGCACTTAAATCCCTATTAGCTGATTGTGGGTCAACATCTGTCTCGCACCTTAG AGAGGAAATGCTCAGGCTCAGATCAGAAAATGATGAGCTGCGGGGTCTCCTGAAGGAACAGAAATCGTCTGAGtacaaagaaaaagagagtACCGATGCCTCAGGGAACAGCAGTGAGGGACAGGCTGAGTTGAGGAAGAGTTTGGAAGCACTGGACACAGAAGATGCAAAAGTCACCAAACTGTCAAAGAAGAGGGGAGGGAAGAAGTGGAATGAGATTTCGGAGGGGGAGAGTCCCATTACCAATGTCAGCACTGCAGATGACGAGGAGAGTCCAAGAACTAATCGCCAGCCACACAGCAACagtgaaaaacagcattttgcaAGACATAGG TCTGGAGGCAGATCTCGCCTTCCTGTGCCCGTGAGGCTGAGAGTGGAGtctaacagcagcagcaggcagccTGGAAGCTCCGAGCAGCTCAAAACTGATGGACTTCAGCACCTTGATTCAGATGATGTCTACTGGTCTGACCAGCATGTACACACAGACTCTGACACTCACATATCACTCCAGCACAGCACTTCCCCTTCCGCCACCCTTGGATACCCTAATCGTAGCTGTAGTCCAGTGGGGTCCGAAAAGGGCTCTGAAGCCAGAGAATCACTGGATCACACCCAAGATGATTCTGCACTATACACTCAGCTGGAGCTTCTCCACCAGGAGTGCCAGGAGAAAGAAGCACTGATCAACAAGCTGAGTGAGCAGCTTGCTGATTGGGAAGagcttcatgcacagctccAGGAGAAAGACAGACTGAACTCCCAGTACGTAGAGGCTTTACAGGCAGCAGAATCTACTATCGCTTATCTGACTGCCTGCAGTCTGGACAGCCAGGGTGGATTTGGTTCACACACAGGTTCTGGTTCTGTGGGTTCTGACGCGTCTCTCCATGGTAGATGCATTGAACTGCAGAAAGCCTTGCAGCAGAAAGAGGAGTTCAACAACCAGCTCATAGAGCTCCTGAATTTGGCAGAGAAAGTCATCAGCTCTGCAGAAAGCCAAGAAAAGAATCCTGAAATCAGCGATCTTTGTCAAAGGATTGAGGGAGCTTTGCAGCAGCTGCATAGCTCTCCAAAGGAAGAAAGCACCGGAGGGGTGCTTCAAGGTACCGAGGACTCTCTGCACGAGCTGCAGCGTCATGCAGACTCTTTGCAAGAAGCACTTTGGGAGCAGAATAGGCTCAATGCAGAGCTGCAAGAAAAACTGAGGGCCACAAATGCTGCTGCACAACATGGATACACCAGTGACAGAGTAGCAGCAGAGTCACTTAAAGAAAATGAGGCAAAGGAACACCGCGGTCCTGATACTAGTTTAAATCAAGAGGCGATTGACGTTCTAAGGAACTGCTTTAGTGCAACAGAGTCCGCTGTTGCCTCTTTAGCAGCACACTGCACAAATTCTGGCTCTGTGACTGCTGGCAGATCCCAGATCAGCTCTGACTTGCAGATAAATTTAGACAAACTTCAGAGAGCCCTCCAAGAGCGGGAGCAACTTGGAGAACCTGCCCCACCGATCTCCGAACCCAGCAACAACCTGTCTACTGCTTCAACTGGAACAAAGGTACAAGAGCTTCATCGCCATCTCTGTCTCCTCTATGAGGTCTTCAGTGATTACTCTCAGAGGATATCTGAGCTCCAAGCTTCCCTGCAAGAAGAGAGGGGTCACAAAATGGAGAGGGAAGCCCACAGGGCAGTGCAGGACGGCAAAGGCTTACCGCCAAGTGTTCAGGTTGAACTGGAAACACTGCACAAAGCACTGAGGGAGAAGAAGAAGGCATGTAAAAGCCTGGAGGCGAAACTGGCCACTGCTCTTACCAGTACATCCTCTCCTGAAATGACAAAGAAAG CTCCTGAGCAGGATGACAAAAGCGTGCAGGTGGATTTGCAGGACCTGGGTTACGAAACCAGTGGCAAGAGTGAGAACGATAGGGAAGAGAGCAGTAGCACAG ATTTAGAGGTTGGGGTAAACCCTAGTTGCAGTGGCTCCAGCCTGCCTTCCCTGTTGAAACATGAACAGGCCAATTTCTCCTCTACTGAAAATTTGGACTCAACCTCCAGCACCCCGTACCCTAGTTCCCCAGCTCTCAGCTCAGCCAAG gtgAGTCTCAAAGGTCTGCAGGTCTATAGTGAGTACGGTGTTTCTGAGGACCCTCTGCAGCTTCAGGGACAAGTCAGAGAGCTCAAGGTCCAGCTGGAAAACCAGACAAAACTAATTCTCCAAATGCAGAGCCTTCTGCGTAGGAACTCCCTCTCCAGTGACTTGGTCAACAACACCTCAGACCCGTCTGTGATCAAGGATCAAGAGGGCGCACAGAAAGATGACCGCAGTCAAGATGGCAGCCACAGAAGTGGGCAGCTAAGGGGGAAGAAGGCTGGGGAGACCCAGGCAATTAAGGATAAGAGCAGCCGGgtaaatatggagctggaagGAGAGAAGAGGCTGAACAGAAGCATCAGTGAACAACTACAGCCATCCCGCAGCCGCTCCACATCACCTGCTAG CTTGGACTCCCTTGTGAAGTCACAGGCCCGAGAGCTCTCGCAGCTGAGGCAGCAGATCAAGGAGAGCCGCAGGCTGGGAGCCCTGCACCGGCGGCAGCTGGAAGAGCTGAACCAGGCCTTCAAAGAGCTGCTGCAGGCTGAAAAAGTCGACTGCTACATGGGAGAGGTGGTGAAAGAGCAGCTGGACAAGAGCCTGAGCATTCTGGACAGGCTGGAGGGACGGCTGGACAAAG GAGAGACTCATCTGGATAATGAGGATGTGCCAGCTCTTGAATTGTCTCGCAG GTTAGCTAAAGAGCTGCAGGAGAAGAACCGTCTCATCCAGAGCCTGCAGAGCCAGATTAGACACCAGAGTCTCAGCAGCCACCACAGCTCTCACTCTGATCTGTCCCACTCAGACAGGACTTCTTCCTCCTGCCACAGCAGCCCAACCACACAAGGTGGCAATCGAACCCACA GTCAGCAACTACACTCTGATTGGACGGGTGCAACTGTGTCACCTGTAGGAGGAGCTCAGGACGAAGGTGTCTCCGGTCACAGAGATGCTGGCGGCAGACTGCAGGGCCTGCAGAGGGAGAACGGGCGGCTGCAGGAGCAGCTGAGGAGCAGCGAGGAGCTTAACGCCACCCTGCGCAGCGAACTGGACCTGCATTGCTCTATCATGGCCCAGACCACCTCCCATCATCAGGAGCAGGAACAAGGGCACGACCAGGAGGGCTCAGGGCCTCAAACAGAGGCACAGAAACAGGACGGAGACACGAGCGCTCAAAAGAATGCTGGAGAACTGCCTCATACAATGAATTCAG ACCTGCTGGCAGAGCATCTACAGGAGATCAGAGCTTTGCGACAACGTCTGGAGGAAAGTATTCGCACCAACGACCGTCTCAGGGAGCAGCTGGAGAGGAGACTAGCTGAAGTGGAAAAGGACCCAG CAGCCACCAACATCTTCATCCACGGCAACGAGGAGCAGGGTCAGCTGACTCAGGAGGTGCGATTCCTCTGGGGACAAAACCAAACTCTGAAGGAACAGCTCAGCATGGCGTCCAGAG ACAAGCAGAAGGAGAACGAGAAGCTCCGGGAGACCCTGGCCAGGCGGACGGCCAAACTGGAACAGAGCAGGAAGGAGTGTGAAGCTCTGAGGCAGGAAAACGGCCAACTGCAGGAGCGACTGGAGCACAGCAGCCGGGAAAACTCCCAGctgcaggattcactgcaccgCAGCAGGGAGGAGCttcacag GTTGCAGTGCGAGGTGAAGCTCCAGAGGCAGCAGCTGTCCGATTCCCAACATCTCCTCCAGACGCTGCGGGTAGAGCTGCAAGTTTACGAAAAAATAAAGAGCGAGTCTAACAAAC AATCCAGCGAGGTGGCCCAGGAGCCGTCCGCTCACGCTTCCTCCGGCTCTGTGGACCTGGGCGAGCTGCTGTCAGAGATCAGACACTTGAGGCTTCAGTTGGAGAGGAGCATCCAGACCAACACGGCTCTGCGGCAGAGACTGGAGGAGCAGCTGCTCAGAGGACCCGGCCGCTCTGAAACCATCAACATCAACTACCTGCTGTCCTCTCCAG ATGAAGGGGGCAGGTCGCCGGGCCGAGAAGGCTGCGACACTATCCGCCACTCATTTCAGACTCACAGAGAACACACCAGCATCCACCACG ATGTGAGATATCAATCTCTCTCAGAGGTGGACGGTGGCTCGCTCAGCAGCAGCTCTGGGGACAGCGTTTCCGGCGCTCCCTCTCGGCTGGTGCCGGGTCACCGGATGTGGGCGAGCCGCAACGGGCGCCACATTTTGGGCTTGATTGAAGACTACAACGCACTCCGCAAGCAAATCTCAGAGGGACGGAAGCTGTCACGCAGTATGGACACGCAACTGCAGGAGTGTCTGCACACGCTTCAACAGCAGGGCTGTGACAACAAG GTGATTGAACAGCAGCATCTGAAGAGTTTATCCTGCAGCATTAACACCATGCACCAGGTGCTGGAGGAGGCTGGCCGACTGCTCAAACTGGTGTGGAGAGTATCTTTGCCAATTGGGAACACAGCAAGAGACAGCTGCAACAACCAGCAG GATGAGCTGCTGAGAAATGAGATAGCCCGACTGAAGAGCCGGCTGTCCCAGCAGGAGAGGATGCTGAGCGGAGCCATCAAGCGTCTCCGCACCACCAACCAGCTCAAAGAGGGAATGGAGAGAGTCATCATCGATCAGT TGTCTCTGACCCATGGAGTGTTGAAGAAAGCCAGGGGGAATTTAGAG ACAAATTACTGTACCCAGTTTGGCCTGAAAGGCCTGTCTGGAGGACCAGACGAAG GAAGTCCCAGTCAATGGCCAGTAGTAGACACTACAGACCCTCAGTCTGAGCAGACGAATGCCCCAGTTTCCAGACGGACTGCAGAGAGGCACTCTGAATCCTCAGAGGATCCCAACAGCGACAACTCTTTGCAATGCAGCTACTAA